AACAATAACTTTATAACTGTCAggattcataaataaaatataaaccagCTGTGACTCTGATctgtgaggagaggaagagtcCTGGCCGGGACTCCTCTtccaggtcagaggtcaggggtcggGGGtcaggggttgggggttggggggggtcgGCTGTGAGGTCTGagcagcgggggggggggcgccATAGTCCAGAATCCAGAGTCCAGATTCTCttaaaataactcaaaatatatctttatattCTTTAAACCAGAATCTGAGTCTGTTACATCATgggagcgcacacacacacgcacacacacgcacacacacacacacacacacacacacacacacacacacacacacacacacacacacacacacacacacagtcagtcgtCCTCGGCTCTGTAGATCGGTACATTGATGCTGTGGAAAGCCGGCACCCAGCGGTTGTCATGGAGACCGACGTTGCAGCCGGGCGCGTCCCTGTGGGTGCCATGGCAACACATCCAGTATCCGGGGCCGTACGGCAGCGCCTGGCAGAACGGTTTGTGGTGCCAGCGGCACAGCGACACGTCGCCCCGGCCGTACCGCTTCTTGCACTGCTTGCAGGGGTCGTCACGGTAACGGGGGTCGGACACCCAGAGCGAGTCCGCGGGCCGCACGCCGTACGTGTCGATGATGAACAGGAAGTAGCGGCAGCTGCACTTGAGGGCTGCGAGGCTCTGCGTgtcgagcagcagcagcaccttcaGCAGCAGGTGGTGAGGAAGCAGCGACAGGTACGGCTGAGGCTCCAACAGCTGCTGCACACGCTGACGCACCTGCAGGAAGCCCCGCCGCGACGCCGTCACCGCGGCAACCGCATCCTCCACGCCACGCTGCTGCCTCTCTGAAAGGCTGGCACAGACGGGAGGGGGCCGCGGGGGGGCAGCGtccaggtcaaaggtcattctAAGGTGAGAGGGGCGGGGCTTAGCGTCTGTGGGGGAGCGGGGCTGCGGATACAGGAACAACAAGCCGGGCAAAGGCTCCGCCCCCTCCGCCTGGGGGGGTGTTCCCGCCACGTCAGAGGAGGAGGGCGGGGCTAAGGCAGGAGGGGGCGGGGTCAGAGCTGAGGACTCTGTTCTTGGGGTTTCCGagcagctgattggctgagctgcCCGCAGTGATGACGAAGGTGGTGATGTCAGCgatgatgtcagtgatgatgtcagcgATGATGTCAAGGCTGCGGGGGAGCAGGGGGCGGGGCTTTGGTCCCCGGCGGCGAGCAGAACGCGTCCCACCGTCCTCCTCAGACCGTCTCTGTGGGACAGACCCTCCAGCTTGGCCACCATGTCTGACACCCGCACGACCTCTGGCTCCTCCCCCCTGACCTCTGATCCCTcccccctgacctctgacccctcccTGACCTCAGGGGGCGGGGCTCTGGACAGTGTGATGGAGGC
This is a stretch of genomic DNA from Scomber japonicus isolate fScoJap1 chromosome 16, fScoJap1.pri, whole genome shotgun sequence. It encodes these proteins:
- the fbxo34 gene encoding F-box only protein 34, with protein sequence MSERCEAEQLSLKPRPPAANQLTVWRTIMHLKPKLARSERSAVFLSQQGPLRTGSGNHGNRLPLSVISTNTLRRGNAVTHGNGSVVTSLRLKASGGSLQLVSSPPSTCENDSRLFHEDGDAPLDIWAAIKPGHVREKIAIFTSEAGRSDAAGGSERTSGGSVQRAGKAKGSWEETSNAKRRRRSNQNLQQDLRIRILDSPDHAQKPSPQGGDEEEGEGEGEGDRKLSVGDMVAFLELRAKQPENKPSLQRSSASITLSRAPPPEVREGSEVRGEGSEVRGEEPEVVRVSDMVAKLEGLSHRDGLRRTVGRVLLAAGDQSPAPCSPAALTSSLTSSLTSSLTSPPSSSLRAAQPISCSETPRTESSALTPPPPALAPPSSSDVAGTPPQAEGAEPLPGLLFLYPQPRSPTDAKPRPSHLRMTFDLDAAPPRPPPVCASLSERQQRGVEDAVAAVTASRRGFLQVRQRVQQLLEPQPYLSLLPHHLLLKVLLLLDTQSLAALKCSCRYFLFIIDTYGVRPADSLWVSDPRYRDDPCKQCKKRYGRGDVSLCRWHHKPFCQALPYGPGYWMCCHGTHRDAPGCNVGLHDNRWVPAFHSINVPIYRAEDD